A genomic segment from Bacillota bacterium encodes:
- the disA gene encoding DNA integrity scanning protein DisA encodes MKETADQEQMFLKNLSLVAPGTQLYDALENVLRARTGGLIVVGDDPEIMAMVNGGFKIDAEMHPAALYELAKMDGAIVLSSDAKRILYANVQLTPDHMIPSFETGTRHRTAERVAKQTNQLVIAISQRRNVITMYWGNNKYVVRDVSVILAKANQALSTLEKYKSVMEQSLINLSALEFENFVTLFDVATVIQRGQMVFRIAHEIERYIVQLGSEGRLVNMQLEELMSDIADEGLLVAKDYYIEPEKTVEEIWGEMVEWDSEDLLNLPLIVRALGYAGVSSSTLEQSVTPKGYRILSKIPRLPMPVIENLVDRFQSLPEICDASIEELDDVEGIGEVRAKAIQDGLRRIREQVLLDRHL; translated from the coding sequence ATGAAAGAAACAGCTGATCAAGAGCAAATGTTTTTAAAGAATTTAAGTCTTGTAGCACCGGGAACTCAGTTGTATGATGCTTTAGAGAATGTACTGCGGGCGCGCACCGGCGGCCTGATTGTGGTCGGCGATGATCCGGAAATCATGGCGATGGTGAACGGCGGCTTTAAGATTGATGCTGAAATGCACCCAGCAGCCCTTTATGAGCTGGCTAAAATGGATGGTGCGATCGTGCTGTCCAGTGATGCTAAAAGAATCTTGTACGCAAATGTCCAGCTGACTCCGGATCACATGATTCCCAGCTTTGAAACGGGCACCCGCCACCGCACTGCAGAAAGGGTCGCCAAGCAGACAAATCAGCTGGTGATTGCCATTTCGCAGCGGCGGAATGTTATTACCATGTATTGGGGAAATAATAAGTATGTGGTGCGCGATGTCAGTGTAATTTTGGCGAAAGCCAACCAAGCCCTCTCCACTTTGGAAAAGTACAAAAGTGTGATGGAACAGTCCCTGATCAATTTGAGTGCACTGGAATTCGAGAATTTTGTGACCCTCTTTGATGTGGCGACCGTAATTCAGCGCGGTCAGATGGTGTTTCGGATTGCTCATGAAATTGAACGGTACATAGTGCAGTTAGGTTCGGAAGGCAGGCTGGTTAATATGCAGCTAGAAGAGCTGATGTCTGATATCGCTGATGAAGGTCTGCTGGTAGCGAAAGACTACTATATTGAACCTGAGAAGACTGTTGAAGAAATCTGGGGAGAAATGGTTGAGTGGGATTCCGAAGATCTGCTTAATCTGCCTTTAATTGTTCGGGCTTTAGGATATGCAGGAGTGAGCAGCAGCACTTTAGAGCAGTCGGTTACTCCCAAAGGATATCGGATTCTCAGCAAAATACCCCGGCTGCCCATGCCGGTAATTGAAAATCTCGTTGACCGGTTTCAGTCGCTGCCAGAAATCTGCGATGCTTCCATTGAAGAGCTCGATGATGTCGAGGGTATTGGTGAAGTGCGGGCTAAGGCCATCCAGGATGGACTGCGCCGCATTCGCGAGCAGGTTTTATTGGATCGGCATCTGTAA